In Treponema primitia ZAS-2, a genomic segment contains:
- the nudC gene encoding NAD(+) diphosphatase — protein MTATTGSLGAFVFQGSNLIFPDNIDISAAINPLSRDLVFDAFGGSGLTNPRNYYEIKTVDGTATVTGLMLEMGDLPPGWRSLSIRQVLAEAIHGLVTGDSAGGLLFRSYHLMQWRRDSAYCGSCGSLNSDSSEGTARNCPVCGRVEFPRISPAVIVLITNDKDEALLAHNANFNNGVYSLIAGFVEAGENLETTIKREVKEEVNIEVDRIRYAASQPWPFPNSLMLGFTAHYTGGELKPDGTEIIDAQWFSKESIPTLPGHGSVARYIINRWLKGET, from the coding sequence ATGACAGCGACTACCGGATCCCTGGGGGCCTTTGTGTTCCAGGGATCAAATCTGATTTTTCCTGACAATATCGATATCTCGGCGGCCATTAACCCCCTGTCCCGGGATCTGGTTTTTGATGCCTTTGGCGGATCGGGTCTAACAAACCCAAGAAATTACTATGAAATTAAGACCGTAGATGGAACTGCTACAGTCACCGGTTTAATGCTGGAAATGGGTGATCTCCCCCCAGGTTGGAGGAGTCTTTCCATTCGGCAGGTCCTTGCGGAGGCGATCCATGGGCTGGTAACCGGGGATAGTGCTGGAGGGCTCTTGTTCCGCTCTTACCACCTCATGCAGTGGCGCCGGGATTCAGCCTATTGCGGCAGTTGCGGCAGTCTGAACAGCGATTCGTCTGAGGGGACGGCCCGGAACTGTCCGGTCTGCGGCAGGGTGGAATTCCCCCGCATATCCCCGGCGGTTATTGTGCTTATTACCAACGATAAAGACGAGGCCCTTCTGGCCCATAACGCCAATTTTAACAACGGGGTATACAGCCTTATCGCGGGCTTCGTAGAGGCTGGGGAAAATCTGGAAACAACGATAAAACGGGAAGTAAAGGAAGAGGTGAATATTGAGGTGGACCGGATACGCTATGCAGCCTCCCAGCCCTGGCCTTTCCCCAATTCACTGATGCTGGGATTTACCGCCCATTATACAGGAGGGGAGCTGAAACCCGATGGGACAGAAATCATTGATGCCCAATGGTTCAGCAAGGAGAGCATACCCACCCTGCCTGGCCATGGATCGGTTGCCCGGTATATTATTAACCGCTGGCTAAAAGGAGAAACTTAA
- a CDS encoding tetratricopeptide repeat protein has translation MTRRKTIPNAVFPLTLLLLLSAYQGAFADSLNYDEYLNRGIIFADRKEYDRAIGYYNQAIRLNPYYAEAYNNRGVVYVIKGEYTWAMADYTEAIRLKQNYTFAYNNRGLLFTEIGDYERARNDFTMAITMDPNYAKAYRNRGEIHLRKGEYDQAILDFNQAVRLSPGYAKAFGSRGDAYANKGEYDKAVADYNQAIRINPNYVEALINRGNIYYDVGYPDRAKVDYDRVISINLNAGPDLPRAYSNRGVAYNNRGDYGKAIADYNEAIKLNPNLALAYRHRGAVYANIGEYRLAIDDFNRAIEINPNYATAYISRGKALSYLGEYAQAQIDYHQAVRINTKYGEIYDKR, from the coding sequence ATGACCAGGAGAAAAACTATTCCAAATGCAGTGTTCCCCTTGACACTGTTGCTGCTCCTTTCCGCGTATCAGGGGGCCTTCGCGGACAGCCTCAATTACGATGAGTACCTTAACCGGGGCATCATTTTTGCGGACCGGAAGGAATATGACCGGGCCATTGGGTATTACAATCAGGCAATACGGCTCAACCCCTATTATGCGGAGGCTTACAATAACCGGGGGGTAGTTTATGTGATCAAGGGCGAATACACCTGGGCCATGGCGGACTATACCGAGGCTATCAGGCTCAAACAGAACTACACCTTTGCCTATAACAACCGGGGGCTGCTCTTCACCGAAATCGGGGACTATGAGCGGGCTCGGAATGATTTTACCATGGCCATCACCATGGACCCCAACTACGCCAAGGCCTACCGCAACCGGGGGGAAATCCACCTGCGCAAGGGAGAGTACGATCAGGCGATCCTGGACTTTAACCAGGCTGTGCGCCTCTCACCGGGTTATGCCAAGGCCTTCGGCAGCCGGGGCGATGCCTACGCCAACAAGGGCGAGTACGATAAGGCAGTGGCGGATTACAACCAGGCCATACGGATCAACCCTAACTATGTGGAAGCCCTGATCAACCGGGGCAATATTTACTACGATGTAGGCTACCCTGATCGGGCAAAGGTCGATTACGACCGGGTCATCTCCATCAACCTGAATGCCGGCCCGGACCTTCCCAGGGCCTACAGTAACCGGGGTGTAGCCTATAACAACAGAGGCGATTACGGCAAGGCCATAGCGGATTATAACGAAGCCATCAAGCTCAACCCCAATCTGGCCCTGGCCTATAGGCACCGGGGGGCGGTCTACGCTAATATCGGGGAATACCGGCTGGCCATAGATGACTTTAACCGGGCCATCGAAATCAACCCCAATTATGCCACCGCCTACATAAGCCGGGGCAAGGCCCTTTCCTACCTGGGGGAATATGCCCAGGCGCAGATTGATTACCACCAGGCGGTACGGATCAACACAAAGTACGGAGAAATATACGATAAAAGGTGA
- the hflC gene encoding protease modulator HflC: MKKSMVVLIIIAVVVIGILMAGPIYVVDEGEQAVVVQMGRLVNVITDAGLHIKTPFIDQVVRYPKRIMAWDGEQKNMPTREKQYIWVDVTARWRIADPQKFYESIKSINLAYSKLAEVIDSEVRTVVAENYLRETVRNSNIILEQADNADSLGIGDNTQIDLPILIQSAGSREPIQRGRRALAEEILERSRKMVPEYGIELIDVVIRQIRYSDELTQSVYARMIKERNQIAQAFRSDGEGKKAEWMGRMENERMSILSGAYATAETIRGTADAEAASIYAEAYSRDRNFFDFWRAVESYRSTLPKFDKTLSTDMEYFRYLYSPQGR, translated from the coding sequence ATGAAAAAATCAATGGTGGTACTAATAATCATTGCAGTGGTGGTGATAGGAATACTCATGGCAGGCCCCATCTACGTGGTAGATGAGGGGGAACAGGCGGTGGTGGTCCAGATGGGAAGGCTGGTGAACGTGATCACCGATGCAGGGCTCCACATAAAGACACCCTTTATTGATCAGGTGGTACGCTACCCCAAACGAATCATGGCTTGGGACGGAGAACAGAAGAACATGCCCACCCGGGAAAAACAGTATATCTGGGTGGATGTCACCGCCCGGTGGAGAATTGCGGACCCACAGAAATTCTACGAATCCATTAAAAGCATCAACCTGGCCTATTCAAAACTGGCGGAGGTTATTGATTCGGAAGTACGGACCGTGGTTGCGGAAAATTACCTCCGGGAAACGGTGCGGAATTCCAACATCATCCTGGAACAGGCGGACAATGCGGACAGCCTGGGCATTGGGGACAACACCCAGATCGATCTGCCCATACTGATCCAGTCCGCAGGGTCCAGGGAACCCATACAGCGGGGGCGCCGGGCCCTGGCGGAAGAAATCCTGGAACGGTCCCGGAAGATGGTTCCCGAATACGGCATTGAACTTATCGATGTGGTAATCCGGCAGATCCGGTATTCCGATGAGCTGACCCAGAGTGTCTACGCCCGGATGATCAAGGAACGAAACCAGATAGCCCAGGCCTTCCGGTCCGACGGTGAAGGGAAAAAGGCCGAATGGATGGGACGCATGGAAAATGAACGGATGTCCATTCTGTCCGGAGCCTATGCAACCGCAGAAACCATCCGGGGTACTGCGGACGCGGAAGCCGCGAGTATCTATGCGGAAGCCTATTCCCGGGACCGGAACTTCTTCGACTTCTGGCGAGCCGTGGAATCCTACCGGAGTACCCTCCCAAAATTTGACAAGACCCTTTCCACGGATATGGAATATTTCAGATACCTTTATTCACCCCAGGGACGCTAA